The following proteins come from a genomic window of Lytechinus pictus isolate F3 Inbred chromosome 1, Lp3.0, whole genome shotgun sequence:
- the LOC129263291 gene encoding cytochrome P450 2U1-like: MIGDMAEFLGFHEICCREYIIFVTIFLLVRLLVSHGSFKKSTPRPISNQLLPFPPGLPFWGNLFAFKNDMRDLFAKWTDEIGGIFRLRIGPVMDIVVVNDLEAIREAFVEKAEDFSDRMIPPIIGAALGQRGSFIWPTGDGWKKTRKFGHSAFRTLGVGQRSMENKIIEEARLLVQTCELKEGEPLNLKKFISHAVGNVISCLVSGHRFEYDYLKFTKVVGDLELVTEDISLTSIGNIFPLLYYTPLFAKFRCSIQETVSYIKSMVRQHQEKFDPLNVEDLIDLYMAEVKQQREQGVTSVVEENQEWRLIVDIFVAGMVTTGDSLVWAILFVAQQPDLMKEIQKEIDEAIGEERSPKWSDRDACPLTVATLMEVLRIRPPAPLGLPRLTSRESSVQGYHVPKDSVVIMNLWEILNSPKYWNEPEKFNPYRFLSQDGQRVIEHPAFIPFGIGLRLCLGEKLAKIELFIIFASLLQRFKICLAENSRSVGIEGKAGITYSPPKFEIILKKRETSN; encoded by the exons ATGATAGGAGATATGGCAGAATTCCTTGGATTTCATGAGATTTGCTGTCGAGAATACATCATCTTTGTGACAATATTCCTCCTCGTTCGTCTACTTGTTTCCCATGGATCATTTAAGAAGAGTACTCCACGGCCTATTTCTAATCAACTCCTACCATTCCCACCGGGACTCCCGTTTTGGGGGAACCTGTTCGCTTTCAAAAATGACATGCGGGATCTTTTTGCGAAATGGACCGATGAGATTGGCGGCATATTTCGGCTTCGGATCGGGCCTGTAATGGACATAGTGGTGGTGAACGATTTGGAAGCAATAAGAGAAGCATTTGTTGAAAAGGCAGAGGACTTTTCCGATCGAATGATCCCTCCGATCATAGGTGCAGCGTTGGGTCAACGAG GTAGCTTTATTTGGCCTACGGGGGATGGATGGAAGAAGACTCGCAAGTTTGGACACAGCGCCTTTAGAACTTTGGGAGTTGGTCAGAGGAGcatggaaaataaaatcatcGAGGAGGCAAGGTTGTTGGTGCAAACGTGTGAATTGAAGGAGGGCGAGCCTTTGAATCTCAAAAAGTTCATCTCCCATGCTGTTGGCAACGTCATTTCATG CTTAGTAAGTGGACATCGCTTTGAATACGATTACCTAAAATTCACGAAGGTTGTTGGTGACCTCGAGCTAGTCACAGAAGACATTTCACTGACATCCATCGGCAACATTTTTCCGCTCCTCTATTACACTCCACTCTTCGCCAAATTCCGTTGCTCAATTCAAGAAACCGTGTCGTATATCAAATCAATGGTCAGGCAGCATCAGGAGAAGTTCGACCCTCTAAATGTCGAGGACCTGATCGACCTCTACATGGCCGAAGTAAAGCAGCAACGAGAACAGGGCGTTACCAGTGTTGTCGAAGAGAATCAGGAGTGGAGGCTGATCGTCGATATCTTCGTAGCTGGCATGGTCACCACAGGTGATTCTTTGGTTTGGGCCATCCTATTCGTGGCACAGCAACCGGATCTTATGAAAGAG ATCCAAAAAGAAATCGATGAGGCAATCGGTGAAGAGCGATCTCCCAAATGGTCTGACCGAGATGCGTGCCCTCTCACTGTAGCAACACTCATGGAGGTGCTTCGAATACGTCCACCAGCGCCGCTGGGGTTACCGCGACTTACCAGTAGAGAGTCTTCAGTACAGGGATACCACGTTCCGAAAGACTCGG TTGTCATAATGAATCTCTGGGAGATTCTTAACAGTCCAAAGTACTGGAATGAGCCTGAAAAATTCAACCCATATCGTTTTTTGAGCCAGGATGGACAACGTGTGATAGAACATCCTGCTTTCATTCCGTTCGGAATAG GACTGCGTCTGTGTCTTGGCGAAAAGCTGGCAAAAATCGAACTGTTTATCATCTTTGCGAGTCTACTACAGAGATTCAAGATTTGCCTGGCGGAGAACAGCCGATCGGTTGGTATTGAAGGGAAGGCGGGAATCACATATTCCCCACCAAAGTTCGAGATAATCCTTAAGAAAAGGGAGACCAGCAACTGA